Proteins from a genomic interval of Aureibacillus halotolerans:
- a CDS encoding GntR family transcriptional regulator produces the protein MFLNIDLNSDVAIYTQMKQQIIEGIARKELAPGAPLPSVRSLASDLGINLHTVNKAYQQLKQEGFILIHRQKGVVVHPEGVTPADSVYKELLHEQLRPLMAEAICRQMTEDDIQQLVRLTYNTIHSAGEE, from the coding sequence TTGTTCCTCAACATTGATTTAAACTCAGACGTTGCCATCTACACGCAAATGAAGCAGCAAATCATCGAAGGCATTGCTCGAAAAGAATTGGCCCCAGGAGCTCCTCTGCCGTCTGTTCGAAGCTTAGCCTCTGATTTAGGCATTAATCTGCATACAGTGAACAAAGCTTATCAACAGCTGAAGCAAGAAGGGTTTATCCTAATTCATCGCCAAAAAGGGGTAGTCGTTCATCCGGAGGGGGTCACTCCTGCCGATTCAGTTTACAAGGAGCTCCTTCACGAGCAGTTGCGTCCACTTATGGCAGAGGCGATCTGTAGGCAGATGACTGAGGATGATATTCAACAGCTTGTTCGACTCACATACAATACAATACATTCAGCAGGGGAGGAGTGA
- a CDS encoding aminopeptidase: MTTLQTFIPIIDNMMQKNVLATGKEHVVVLADLDKEDIGRLMFDALCQLGYACDFAVMQTRERSGEEPPATIAALMKASDICFCVCEHSLTHTEARKAASTAGTKVVTMPGITMDMFTEGAMKADYTKVKKLTAHFTEQLHRHERITIKTGPDKDHLLTLNIADRQGIPSAGVFEGRGHSGNLPSGESFIAPQMEDSTGSIYIDGSIAGIGKVAAPVVLTVEEGRLVDASGEDGARLLELLGKEDGRCIAEFGIGTNTHARVTGNILEDEKAYGTIHVAFGSNKTFGGTIDAGVHLDCVTLTPTVHFGDTLVVDQGQVLDTVN, translated from the coding sequence ATGACAACATTACAGACATTCATTCCGATTATTGACAACATGATGCAAAAAAATGTGCTAGCCACCGGCAAGGAGCATGTGGTGGTTTTGGCCGATTTGGACAAGGAGGACATTGGCAGGCTAATGTTTGATGCACTTTGCCAGCTTGGGTATGCTTGTGACTTTGCCGTGATGCAAACAAGAGAACGTTCTGGTGAGGAGCCCCCAGCAACGATTGCGGCGTTAATGAAAGCAAGCGATATTTGTTTTTGTGTGTGCGAGCATTCACTAACGCACACAGAAGCAAGAAAAGCAGCGAGTACAGCAGGCACCAAAGTCGTGACGATGCCAGGAATTACGATGGACATGTTCACAGAAGGTGCGATGAAAGCCGATTATACGAAGGTGAAAAAACTGACAGCCCATTTTACAGAGCAATTGCACAGACATGAACGAATTACGATAAAAACGGGTCCGGACAAAGATCATCTGCTGACCCTCAACATTGCCGATCGTCAAGGAATTCCATCCGCTGGCGTTTTTGAAGGCAGAGGACATTCTGGAAACCTGCCTTCTGGCGAGAGTTTTATCGCTCCGCAAATGGAAGACTCAACAGGCAGTATTTATATTGATGGATCGATCGCTGGCATCGGGAAGGTCGCGGCTCCTGTCGTTTTAACGGTAGAGGAAGGACGCCTCGTCGATGCTTCGGGGGAAGATGGAGCGCGCTTGCTGGAGCTACTAGGAAAAGAAGATGGAAGGTGCATCGCCGAGTTTGGTATCGGAACCAACACGCATGCACGCGTCACCGGTAACATTCTTGAGGATGAAAAGGCGTATGGGACGATTCACGTCGCCTTTGGTTCGAACAAAACCTTTGGCGGAACGATCGATGCCGGTGTCCATCTAGATTGTGTGACACTTACGCCTACTGTGCACTTTGGCGATACACTTGTCGTAGATCAAGGACAGGTGCTTGATACGGTAAACTAA
- a CDS encoding DUF1648 domain-containing protein: MEFFMLIVLLPLCASVIMMPYLTRKTISFGISIPEEAFQEEEITGVRKRYIKWTGLTSILLILGMMLLVKDVTDADTGRIIALSMLPLLFFIVAFWVYLKAHHKMKALKESKAWHAQQRQYATAHLTSAAERKAVYSNAWFVIPALVAMLSFVLTFLNYNQMPNPLPMKYDFAGNVTVWEEKTYKIVYLLPIIQVYMIALFVFINSMIDRAKQQIDPAHRKRSLKQQQSFRAYWSLFLLITCVLIVGLFFFLQLTYLIEVPSTLITIVPIGISTVIIIGAIVLSLITGQGGSRLRVPDSDQGIGVQRDDDRYWKLGLFYINRHDPALFLEKRMGVGWTVNLGRPTVWIVLAIILGSSLALSLWTMW, from the coding sequence ATGGAATTTTTTATGCTTATCGTCCTGTTGCCTTTATGTGCATCTGTCATTATGATGCCGTATTTGACAAGAAAAACGATTAGCTTTGGCATTTCCATTCCTGAAGAGGCTTTTCAGGAAGAGGAGATCACGGGGGTAAGGAAACGGTACATCAAATGGACGGGCCTGACATCTATTCTCCTCATACTAGGGATGATGCTACTAGTAAAGGACGTTACCGACGCTGACACAGGTCGCATTATCGCTCTTTCGATGCTTCCACTCCTGTTTTTTATAGTCGCTTTTTGGGTGTATCTTAAAGCACATCACAAAATGAAGGCTTTAAAAGAATCGAAAGCATGGCATGCACAGCAGCGGCAATATGCAACGGCTCATTTGACGTCTGCTGCTGAAAGAAAAGCGGTGTACAGTAATGCTTGGTTTGTTATTCCAGCGTTGGTTGCCATGCTGTCCTTTGTACTTACGTTTTTAAACTACAACCAGATGCCGAATCCATTGCCGATGAAATATGACTTTGCCGGCAATGTGACAGTGTGGGAAGAAAAAACGTATAAAATCGTTTATTTGTTGCCGATCATTCAAGTGTATATGATCGCACTTTTTGTCTTCATCAACAGCATGATCGATCGTGCGAAACAGCAGATTGATCCAGCTCACCGTAAGCGTTCATTAAAACAACAACAGTCGTTCCGCGCCTATTGGTCACTTTTTCTTTTAATCACATGCGTTCTCATTGTTGGACTGTTTTTCTTTTTGCAGCTGACGTACCTTATAGAGGTCCCGAGCACTTTGATCACGATTGTTCCTATAGGGATAAGTACCGTCATCATCATCGGAGCAATCGTACTATCTCTTATCACGGGGCAGGGTGGAAGCAGGCTTCGAGTTCCTGACTCAGACCAGGGGATCGGTGTACAGCGAGACGATGACCGCTATTGGAAGCTTGGGTTATTTTATATCAACCGTCATGATCCCGCGCTTTTTTTGGAGAAACGTATGGGCGTTGGCTGGACAGTGAACCTTGGCCGTCCGACAGTATGGATTGTTTTGGCGATCATACTGGGGAGCTCGCTAGCCCTTAGTCTCTGGACAATGTGGTAA
- a CDS encoding DsbA family oxidoreductase, whose product MKMVKVDIWSDVACPFCYIGKRNFERGVQMLEGEQDIEVNFRSFQLDPSAPVTTKDSVHDMLVKKYGMPLAQAKEMNQNVTQTAKQAGLRFDLDNVVLTNTMDAHRLSHFAKQQGKMNDVIEALLCAYFVEGKHVGDLSVLASIGEQAGLDKNAVRDMLAGHSFKAEVNKDQEDAKAIGMTGVPFFVINDTYAVSGAQPPEVFANALRDVTEKEKLSQDAVCTDAHRCE is encoded by the coding sequence ATGAAAATGGTAAAAGTTGATATTTGGTCGGACGTTGCTTGTCCATTTTGCTATATCGGAAAACGGAATTTTGAACGTGGCGTGCAGATGCTGGAGGGTGAACAAGACATAGAGGTGAATTTCCGAAGCTTTCAGCTTGATCCATCAGCCCCTGTGACGACAAAGGACAGCGTACACGACATGCTCGTCAAAAAATATGGCATGCCGCTGGCGCAAGCGAAGGAAATGAATCAAAACGTGACGCAAACGGCAAAGCAAGCAGGGCTTCGCTTTGATTTGGACAATGTGGTGCTCACAAATACGATGGACGCCCATCGGTTGAGTCATTTCGCAAAGCAACAAGGCAAGATGAACGATGTGATTGAAGCATTACTGTGCGCCTATTTCGTGGAAGGCAAGCATGTGGGCGATCTTTCTGTGCTGGCGTCGATTGGCGAACAGGCCGGCCTCGACAAAAACGCCGTGAGGGACATGCTAGCAGGACATTCGTTTAAAGCTGAGGTGAACAAGGACCAAGAGGATGCCAAAGCAATTGGCATGACGGGTGTGCCTTTTTTCGTCATCAATGATACCTATGCCGTGTCAGGCGCGCAGCCTCCCGAAGTATTTGCGAATGCGTTGCGCGATGTGACCGAGAAGGAAAAACTGAGTCAAGATGCGGTATGTACAGACGCTCATCGTTGTGAATAG
- a CDS encoding DinB family protein: MKGSVDTAYHTWANATLFAHVQTLPEGIAEKEIEGTFSSILEVVKHMYLMDMTWLKTIDGEEFITVKASVDTEKEALRSVSFQDLVTLYESFLNKSLKKLSLEEKKSIELTHPAYGTKPWPVETILGHVINHGTYHRGNISAMLHQLGYAGVPLDYIYYLYR; this comes from the coding sequence ATGAAAGGGTCGGTTGATACGGCGTACCACACATGGGCAAACGCAACATTGTTTGCCCATGTGCAGACACTGCCAGAAGGTATTGCAGAGAAGGAGATTGAAGGCACTTTTTCGTCGATCTTAGAGGTCGTTAAACATATGTATTTAATGGACATGACGTGGTTAAAAACGATCGATGGCGAAGAATTCATAACTGTGAAAGCCTCCGTCGATACTGAAAAGGAAGCGTTAAGGAGCGTATCTTTTCAAGACCTCGTCACTTTGTATGAGAGCTTTCTAAATAAAAGTCTCAAAAAACTTAGCCTTGAGGAAAAGAAAAGCATTGAGCTCACTCATCCCGCCTACGGAACGAAACCTTGGCCTGTTGAAACAATTTTAGGTCATGTGATTAACCACGGGACGTATCATCGCGGCAATATCTCCGCTATGCTCCATCAGCTAGGTTACGCTGGGGTTCCTCTCGATTATATTTATTATTTGTATCGTTAA
- a CDS encoding superoxide dismutase family protein: MTYVRYSILTIVFLCLLTACNQNPQTEESDPVSGDGQDVEALSETPERPSAIAQLINTDKDVIGEVTFHDVDGKTKVDIEVAGLKPGFHGFHIHTVGICEADAKEGPFTTAEGHYNPTHADHPNHVGDLPPLFVTTDGNAKLTVQTDRFSGQELVEAATGIIIHEKADNLSNIPDRYQSTEKDTPGPDKETLKAGDGGARVACGVIIAP; encoded by the coding sequence TTGACCTATGTTCGCTACAGTATATTGACGATCGTTTTCTTGTGCCTCCTTACAGCTTGCAACCAAAATCCACAGACGGAGGAGTCCGATCCAGTGTCTGGCGATGGGCAGGATGTCGAAGCTCTTTCTGAAACGCCAGAACGTCCCTCCGCTATTGCGCAACTGATCAATACCGATAAAGATGTCATTGGCGAGGTGACATTTCACGACGTAGACGGCAAGACAAAGGTAGACATTGAAGTAGCTGGATTAAAGCCGGGCTTTCATGGGTTCCATATCCATACGGTTGGTATTTGCGAGGCAGACGCCAAAGAAGGGCCTTTCACAACTGCTGAAGGGCATTACAACCCAACACATGCAGACCACCCGAACCATGTAGGCGACTTGCCACCTTTATTCGTCACAACAGATGGAAACGCCAAGCTTACCGTACAAACGGATCGATTTTCCGGCCAAGAGCTTGTAGAGGCAGCGACAGGCATCATCATTCACGAAAAGGCTGATAACCTGTCCAATATTCCCGACCGTTATCAATCGACTGAAAAGGATACACCTGGACCGGACAAAGAAACATTAAAAGCAGGAGACGGTGGCGCGCGAGTAGCGTGTGGTGTCATCATTGCCCCATAA
- a CDS encoding M15 family metallopeptidase encodes MPFSRILFLMLCVICIVIFVRYCAPSDMPFSRQPLLEQLKEEAPAKGLHPAVEEKKNRLIEQTLAIGIPILITDGYRSVEEQDRIYAKGRTAPGNIVTHAKGGESLHNYGLAIDFALKIPDGNVVWDLERDGNQNGTSDWMEVVAIAKGLGFEWGGDWPQFKDYPHFQFIPDDIR; translated from the coding sequence ATGCCGTTTTCACGCATATTATTTTTAATGCTTTGTGTTATTTGCATTGTCATTTTTGTCCGCTATTGCGCCCCCAGCGATATGCCTTTTTCGAGGCAACCGCTGTTAGAACAATTAAAAGAAGAAGCTCCTGCCAAAGGATTGCATCCAGCAGTGGAAGAAAAGAAAAATCGTTTGATTGAACAAACGCTTGCTATTGGTATTCCTATCTTAATTACGGATGGTTACCGTTCAGTTGAAGAGCAAGACCGGATCTATGCCAAAGGACGTACAGCCCCCGGAAATATAGTGACGCATGCAAAAGGCGGAGAATCCTTACACAATTATGGATTAGCGATCGACTTCGCGCTAAAAATACCAGATGGCAATGTCGTTTGGGATTTGGAACGCGACGGCAACCAAAATGGAACCTCGGACTGGATGGAGGTTGTCGCCATTGCAAAGGGTCTCGGCTTTGAATGGGGCGGCGATTGGCCGCAATTTAAGGATTACCCCCATTTTCAATTCATTCCTGACGATATTAGGTGA